A single region of the Arthrobacter sp. zg-Y820 genome encodes:
- a CDS encoding MerR family transcriptional regulator: MRIGELARKTGVPARMLRYYEEQGLISPQRLQNGYRVYDDYLVDRVQKIRGLVDSGIPTRIVADILPCLDKPQSIVVDDPDPELKELLLVERDRMSVKIDFLIQNRDAITRYVEALDRAAAASQESAAS, from the coding sequence ATGCGCATCGGTGAACTGGCACGAAAGACCGGGGTACCTGCCCGGATGCTGCGGTATTACGAGGAACAGGGCCTGATCAGCCCCCAGCGCCTGCAGAACGGATACCGCGTCTACGACGACTACCTCGTGGACAGGGTGCAGAAGATCCGCGGGCTGGTGGACTCGGGAATCCCGACCCGCATTGTTGCCGATATTCTGCCGTGCCTGGACAAGCCGCAGAGCATTGTCGTGGATGACCCGGACCCGGAGCTGAAAGAGCTCCTACTGGTGGAGCGGGACCGGATGAGCGTGAAGATTGACTTCCTGATCCAGAACCGGGACGCGATCACCCGCTACGTTGAGGCCCTGGACCGCGCCGCGGCAGCGTCGCAGGAGTCCGCCGCGAGCTAG
- a CDS encoding acyl-CoA dehydrogenase family protein, with protein sequence MQFELDEDLREAAQLADEIFASLATLQRVRDVERELGGHDETLWSALAESGILGLALPEEFGGSGLGMLGLTAVLEQQGRRVAPVPLASAVAMAALPLANWGTEEQRQRWLPGFLDGSELIVGAIDAGVDGDNAVRGERDGAGWRLNGVLAAVPGATAAAALLVPVMTETGVVAALLPVDRDGVHRESIAMTNQGAAATVTLTNVHVDAAELLTGEGAPVRQARLLGRIALAAVQAGVCEEAIRITAAYTSERIQFDRPLSTNQAVSARAADAHLDAERIKLTTRRAAWLVDQEHADAESASLVASWWAAQGGLRVVHATQHLHGGMGADIDYSIHRYFLWGRQNAYSLGSAPALMAELGSMIETLPMIGTPA encoded by the coding sequence ATGCAGTTCGAACTCGATGAAGACCTGCGCGAAGCAGCGCAGCTTGCGGACGAAATCTTCGCCTCACTGGCCACGCTCCAGCGCGTGCGCGACGTCGAGCGTGAGCTCGGCGGCCACGATGAGACGCTCTGGAGCGCCCTGGCCGAGAGCGGCATCCTGGGACTCGCGCTTCCCGAGGAGTTCGGCGGCTCCGGGCTGGGCATGCTGGGCCTGACTGCAGTGCTTGAGCAGCAGGGACGCCGGGTGGCACCGGTGCCGCTGGCCTCCGCCGTCGCCATGGCCGCCCTGCCGCTCGCGAACTGGGGAACCGAGGAGCAGCGGCAGCGCTGGCTGCCCGGTTTCCTTGACGGTTCGGAACTGATCGTCGGAGCAATCGACGCCGGCGTGGACGGGGACAATGCGGTTCGCGGCGAACGCGACGGTGCGGGCTGGCGGCTGAACGGCGTGCTCGCCGCGGTGCCGGGGGCCACGGCCGCCGCTGCCCTGCTTGTGCCGGTGATGACGGAGACCGGCGTGGTCGCTGCTCTTCTGCCGGTGGACCGCGACGGAGTTCACCGCGAGAGCATCGCGATGACGAACCAGGGGGCCGCAGCCACGGTCACGCTCACCAACGTTCACGTTGACGCCGCTGAGCTGCTTACCGGCGAGGGCGCTCCGGTCCGGCAGGCCCGGCTGCTCGGACGGATCGCGTTGGCGGCCGTCCAGGCGGGTGTCTGTGAGGAAGCGATCAGAATTACTGCTGCCTACACCTCGGAGCGGATTCAGTTCGATCGTCCGCTCTCGACCAATCAGGCTGTCTCGGCCCGAGCCGCGGATGCGCACTTGGACGCCGAGCGGATCAAGCTCACCACCCGCCGTGCGGCCTGGCTCGTTGATCAGGAACATGCTGACGCGGAGTCGGCGTCGCTCGTCGCTTCCTGGTGGGCGGCACAGGGCGGCCTGCGCGTTGTGCACGCCACGCAGCACCTGCACGGCGGCATGGGCGCCGACATCGACTATTCGATCCACCGGTACTTCCTGTGGGGCCGGCAGAACGCCTATTCCCTGGGCAGCGCACCGGCGCTGATGGCCGAACTTGGATCGATGATCGAAACCCTGCCCATGATCGGAACTCCTGCCTGA
- a CDS encoding acyl-CoA dehydrogenase family protein translates to MNPDLSPAAKQLRTDLRAYFADIISAEDARDLVHQTEGGPTFTRILKQMGADGWLGLGWPEEFGGRGVDPEAQFVFYDEVIRANAPLSLVSLNTVAPALMKYGTAEQKEFFLPPILAGELTFAIGYSEPGAGTDLASLRTTARIEGDELVINGNKLFTSAGIFADWIWLAVRTDPDAPRHKGISVVMVPTSAPGFSATEIHTVGGISTAATYYQDVRIPLSNVVGELNGGWRMITNQLNHERVALAARGGIANEMLGLVVEWARTEPLGSGHVIDLPWVRSTLAEVYALLSAADLVNLRLVADVAAGTLTGGDAAAAKVIGTETVVEVYGKLQEVLGVAGLLRAGSPGAAISGRVETLARRAQNNTFGGGSNEVLRDIVAAKALGMTLAARRQEKKEDSNAVRTR, encoded by the coding sequence ATGAACCCCGATCTCTCACCGGCGGCGAAGCAGCTGCGCACCGACCTGCGCGCCTACTTCGCCGACATCATCAGCGCCGAGGATGCCCGCGACCTCGTGCACCAGACGGAAGGCGGCCCCACCTTCACCCGGATCCTCAAACAAATGGGCGCCGACGGCTGGCTGGGCCTCGGCTGGCCGGAGGAATTCGGCGGGCGGGGCGTGGACCCGGAAGCCCAGTTCGTGTTCTACGACGAGGTGATCCGCGCCAACGCGCCGCTGTCCCTGGTCAGCCTCAACACCGTCGCCCCCGCGCTGATGAAATACGGCACGGCCGAGCAGAAAGAGTTCTTCCTGCCGCCGATCCTCGCCGGCGAGCTGACCTTCGCGATCGGCTACTCCGAACCCGGCGCCGGCACCGACCTCGCGTCCCTGCGCACGACGGCGCGGATCGAGGGCGACGAGCTTGTCATCAACGGGAACAAGCTGTTCACCAGTGCCGGAATCTTCGCCGACTGGATCTGGCTGGCCGTGCGCACCGACCCGGACGCACCGCGCCACAAGGGCATCTCGGTGGTCATGGTGCCTACCTCGGCGCCGGGTTTCTCCGCCACCGAGATCCACACCGTCGGCGGCATCAGCACCGCCGCCACGTACTACCAGGACGTGCGGATTCCGCTCAGCAACGTCGTTGGCGAGCTCAACGGCGGCTGGCGCATGATCACCAACCAGCTCAACCATGAGCGGGTCGCACTGGCGGCCCGCGGCGGCATTGCGAACGAGATGCTGGGACTGGTGGTGGAGTGGGCCCGCACCGAGCCGCTGGGCTCCGGCCACGTCATCGACCTGCCGTGGGTACGCTCCACGCTCGCCGAGGTGTACGCGCTGCTCTCCGCAGCTGATCTGGTCAACCTGCGCCTGGTTGCCGACGTCGCGGCGGGCACCCTCACCGGCGGCGACGCCGCCGCCGCGAAGGTGATCGGTACCGAAACCGTCGTGGAGGTCTACGGCAAGCTGCAGGAAGTACTCGGCGTGGCAGGCCTGCTGCGCGCCGGCTCTCCGGGCGCCGCCATTTCCGGCCGCGTCGAGACGCTGGCACGTCGGGCACAGAACAATACCTTCGGCGGAGGCAGCAACGAGGTCCTGCGGGACATCGTCGCGGCCAAGGCGCTCGGAATGACACTGGCGGCACGCCGCCAAGAGAAGAAAGAAGACTCCAATGCAGTTCGAACTCGATGA
- a CDS encoding lipid-transfer protein encodes MSGFSGRAAIAGIGATEFSKDSGRSEWRLACEAVLAALADAQIGVEEVDGFSLFSMENNPEIAVARALGIPELKFFSRIPHGGGGACAPVQQAAMAVASGVADVVVVYRAFNERSGHRFGSGPPQFAYAQTTDQEYRNWINPYGLLTPAAQEAFLARRYMHEFGATSADFGQISVLSRKHAANNPNAWFHNRPITIEDHQASRFIADPLRLLDCCQETDGGQALVIVSAERARDLPHPPAIITAAAQGVGPQQISMSSYYRDNIDEMPEVELVARQLWQQAGHGPEGIDAAILYDAFTPMVLLQLEEYGFCKRGEAKDMIADGALELTGSLPINTHGGQLGEGYMHGVNGIAEGVRLIRGTSTNQPAKTLANVLVTGGSPVPHSALVLASDR; translated from the coding sequence ATGAGCGGCTTTTCGGGCCGGGCGGCCATTGCGGGCATCGGCGCCACCGAGTTTTCCAAGGACTCCGGGCGCAGTGAATGGCGGCTCGCTTGCGAAGCAGTGCTGGCCGCACTGGCCGATGCCCAAATCGGAGTGGAGGAAGTCGACGGGTTCTCCCTGTTCTCCATGGAAAACAATCCGGAGATTGCCGTTGCCAGGGCGCTCGGCATCCCGGAGCTGAAGTTCTTCAGCCGCATTCCGCATGGCGGCGGCGGAGCCTGCGCTCCGGTGCAGCAGGCAGCGATGGCGGTGGCCAGCGGTGTCGCTGACGTCGTCGTCGTCTACCGGGCCTTCAACGAGCGTTCCGGCCACCGTTTCGGCTCCGGTCCGCCGCAGTTTGCCTACGCCCAAACCACCGACCAGGAGTACCGGAACTGGATCAATCCGTACGGGCTGCTGACGCCCGCGGCCCAGGAAGCTTTCCTGGCCCGGCGCTACATGCATGAGTTCGGCGCCACCAGTGCCGACTTCGGGCAGATTTCCGTCCTCTCGCGCAAGCACGCGGCCAACAACCCAAATGCGTGGTTCCACAACCGCCCCATTACGATCGAGGACCATCAGGCCTCCCGGTTCATCGCCGACCCCCTGCGCCTGCTGGACTGCTGCCAGGAGACCGACGGCGGACAGGCGCTGGTGATCGTGAGCGCCGAACGCGCCCGCGACCTGCCGCATCCGCCGGCGATCATCACTGCCGCGGCACAGGGTGTGGGACCGCAGCAGATTTCCATGTCCAGCTACTACCGGGACAATATCGACGAGATGCCGGAAGTGGAGCTCGTGGCACGGCAACTGTGGCAGCAGGCAGGACACGGGCCCGAGGGCATCGACGCCGCCATCCTGTATGACGCCTTCACCCCCATGGTCCTGCTCCAGCTCGAGGAGTACGGGTTCTGCAAACGCGGTGAAGCCAAGGACATGATCGCCGACGGCGCACTGGAACTTACCGGCAGCCTGCCGATCAACACCCACGGCGGGCAGCTCGGTGAAGGTTACATGCACGGCGTCAACGGCATCGCCGAAGGCGTCCGCCTCATCCGCGGCACCTCGACCAACCAGCCGGCCAAGACCCTCGCCAACGTGCTGGTCACCGGCGGCTCGCCGGTGCCGCACAGCGCACTCGTACTCGCCAGCGACCGCTGA
- a CDS encoding MaoC/PaaZ C-terminal domain-containing protein, whose protein sequence is MSKLKLGDQLPELDIPIDRSFIVAGAIASQDFEDVHHDPDAARRGGSPDIFISINSSNGVLGRYVTDWAGPAARLRSVKLRLGVPLYPGDVLHLTGEIVGHDATQATVKVVGSHARGAHLTATVSVSLPAEAAA, encoded by the coding sequence ATGAGCAAGCTTAAACTCGGAGATCAACTTCCCGAGCTCGACATCCCGATCGACCGCAGCTTCATCGTGGCCGGCGCCATTGCCTCGCAGGACTTCGAGGACGTGCACCACGATCCGGATGCCGCCCGGCGCGGCGGCTCCCCGGACATCTTCATCAGCATCAATTCGAGCAACGGCGTGCTGGGCCGTTATGTCACGGATTGGGCCGGGCCCGCCGCGCGGCTGCGTTCGGTCAAGCTGCGCCTCGGGGTTCCCCTCTATCCGGGTGACGTGCTGCACCTGACCGGAGAAATCGTGGGGCACGATGCAACGCAGGCCACGGTGAAGGTCGTCGGCTCGCATGCCCGCGGCGCGCACCTCACGGCCACGGTGAGCGTGAGCCTGCCGGCGGAGGCTGCAGCATGA
- a CDS encoding zinc ribbon domain-containing protein yields MTAPGTAVPPLVRTHDNVFWFDAAAEGRLVVQRCTDCSTLRHPPAPTCPQCRSFEWDSVESNRQGTLHSWTVVHHPQDPAFTYPLLVGLVDLDTGTRLVADFEPTDHDDLAIGCAVEVYFAEHAHGEKLPRLRLRRETTNATQQQGAS; encoded by the coding sequence ATGACAGCCCCGGGAACAGCAGTTCCGCCGCTCGTGCGGACGCACGACAACGTGTTCTGGTTTGACGCCGCGGCCGAAGGGCGCCTAGTCGTGCAACGCTGCACCGACTGCAGCACGCTGCGCCATCCGCCGGCACCCACCTGCCCGCAGTGCCGCTCGTTCGAGTGGGACTCGGTGGAATCGAACCGGCAGGGCACCCTGCACAGCTGGACCGTTGTGCACCATCCCCAGGATCCGGCCTTCACCTACCCGCTGCTGGTCGGTCTCGTGGATCTGGACACTGGAACCCGATTGGTGGCCGATTTCGAGCCGACCGACCATGACGACCTCGCCATCGGCTGCGCCGTCGAGGTGTACTTTGCCGAGCACGCCCACGGCGAGAAACTGCCGCGGCTCCGGCTGCGGCGCGAAACAACGAACGCTACACAGCAGCAAGGAGCGTCATGA
- a CDS encoding MaoC family dehydratase N-terminal domain-containing protein, which translates to MPTLEESQRGAAAHALSAEDLQRFVGTVAEPPRVARYAVSEAMIRNWAEALDDRNPVYVDDAAAQETGRSGVIAPPAMVSTWIMSGYRRWREVQLARRDGVVEETPYSELLFLLDKAGYTSVVATELEQHYERELTVGMHVTCHYTIDSIVGPKKTGLGEGYFITLGKRYEDAEQATITTEQFTLLRFRPKETA; encoded by the coding sequence ATGCCGACTCTGGAAGAGAGCCAGCGCGGCGCAGCAGCACACGCCCTCAGCGCCGAAGACCTCCAGCGGTTCGTCGGCACGGTCGCCGAACCACCCCGGGTGGCCAGGTACGCAGTCTCGGAAGCAATGATCCGCAACTGGGCCGAGGCCCTCGACGATCGGAATCCGGTCTACGTTGACGACGCCGCGGCACAGGAAACCGGCCGCAGCGGGGTGATCGCTCCCCCGGCCATGGTCTCCACCTGGATCATGTCGGGATACCGCCGATGGCGTGAAGTGCAGCTCGCCCGCAGGGACGGCGTGGTCGAAGAGACCCCGTACTCCGAGTTGTTGTTTCTGCTCGACAAGGCGGGGTACACCTCGGTGGTCGCCACCGAGCTGGAGCAGCATTACGAGCGCGAACTGACCGTGGGAATGCACGTGACCTGCCACTACACCATTGACTCCATTGTCGGCCCAAAGAAGACAGGGCTCGGCGAGGGATACTTCATCACTCTCGGAAAGCGCTACGAAGACGCCGAACAGGCAACCATCACAACCGAACAGTTCACGCTGCTGCGGTTCCGGCCCAAGGAGACAGCATGA
- a CDS encoding AMP-binding protein, translated as MHDEHEGLRFEGRSWSWAEVVAEAAARAAILDTIEPGAGRSQVHVGILLQNTPDFVFWLLAAGLSGDVVVGINPTRRGAELTHDMAHADCDLLISEPLYLAADDRPELPVPADRIFDVESAAYAELISAHAGSPLPAEIPDPAAIYLLLFSSGSTGAPKAVICTQGRLGALTPNLKDRISLHRDSVSFLHLPLFHGHSIMMNLATAAEVGATVVMVRKFSATRFSSDLREHKVTFVNYVGRVLSYVLAQPEDPADADNSLEAVFGSEASPAEAAAFRERFGCEVREGFGSSEGIVRIVPVPGTPAGSLGLPAPGMIVEVRSDDNVELPRARFDESGRLLNAEEATGEIVVVGAGPRFEGYYKNPEAMADRLRFGGEDFWTGDLAYRDEDGYFYFGGRTADWLRVDGENFGTAPIERIISRHPSVSGAHAYAVPDPRTGDQLMVTLVLHPGAQFDPLDFAAFLDAQPDLGTKWRPTFVRIVDKAPTTANVKIDKAPLRKTAWEADDVWWAASRTSPFVPLDQELRETIRAEFIAAGRINSLPAASQALVGAGA; from the coding sequence GTGCATGATGAGCATGAGGGTCTTCGCTTCGAGGGGCGGAGCTGGAGTTGGGCCGAGGTCGTCGCCGAGGCTGCAGCTAGGGCGGCCATCCTGGACACGATCGAGCCTGGAGCCGGACGCAGCCAGGTCCATGTGGGGATCCTGCTGCAGAACACTCCCGATTTCGTCTTTTGGCTGCTGGCTGCAGGGCTGAGCGGCGACGTCGTCGTCGGCATTAATCCCACCCGCCGCGGGGCCGAGCTCACGCACGACATGGCCCATGCTGACTGCGATCTGCTGATCAGCGAGCCGCTCTACCTGGCCGCAGACGACCGCCCCGAACTTCCGGTGCCCGCCGACCGCATCTTCGATGTGGAGTCTGCTGCCTATGCCGAGCTGATCTCCGCCCACGCCGGCTCGCCGCTGCCGGCGGAGATTCCGGACCCGGCAGCGATCTACCTGCTGCTGTTCAGCTCCGGTTCCACCGGCGCCCCCAAAGCCGTGATCTGCACCCAGGGCCGCCTCGGTGCCCTGACCCCGAACTTGAAGGATCGCATCTCGCTGCACCGCGATTCGGTCAGCTTCCTTCATCTGCCGTTGTTCCACGGCCACTCCATCATGATGAACCTGGCGACTGCCGCCGAGGTGGGCGCAACAGTGGTCATGGTGCGGAAATTCTCGGCCACCCGATTCTCCAGCGACCTCCGGGAGCACAAGGTCACCTTCGTCAACTACGTCGGTCGCGTGCTGAGTTACGTGCTGGCCCAACCGGAGGATCCGGCCGACGCCGACAACTCCCTGGAAGCGGTTTTCGGTTCCGAGGCTTCCCCCGCCGAGGCCGCGGCCTTCCGCGAGCGTTTCGGCTGCGAGGTTCGCGAGGGTTTCGGCTCCAGCGAGGGCATCGTGCGCATCGTGCCCGTGCCGGGCACCCCCGCCGGGTCGCTGGGGCTTCCCGCTCCGGGCATGATTGTGGAAGTCCGCTCCGACGACAACGTCGAGCTCCCCCGGGCCCGGTTTGATGAAAGCGGCCGGCTGCTTAACGCCGAAGAGGCCACCGGCGAGATCGTCGTGGTCGGCGCCGGGCCCCGGTTCGAGGGCTATTACAAGAACCCGGAAGCGATGGCGGACCGGCTGCGGTTCGGCGGCGAAGACTTCTGGACCGGCGACCTGGCCTACCGCGATGAGGACGGCTACTTCTACTTCGGGGGGCGAACCGCCGACTGGCTGCGGGTGGACGGAGAGAATTTCGGCACCGCACCCATCGAACGCATCATCTCGCGCCACCCGTCAGTCTCCGGCGCGCACGCCTACGCCGTGCCCGATCCGCGCACCGGCGACCAGCTCATGGTCACCCTGGTGCTGCACCCGGGTGCCCAGTTTGATCCTCTCGACTTCGCGGCCTTCCTGGACGCGCAGCCGGACCTGGGCACCAAGTGGCGTCCGACGTTCGTGCGGATCGTCGACAAGGCACCCACCACGGCGAACGTGAAGATCGACAAGGCGCCGCTGCGCAAGACCGCGTGGGAGGCCGACGACGTGTGGTGGGCTGCCAGCCGCACCAGCCCGTTTGTCCCGCTGGACCAGGAGCTGCGCGAAACGATTCGCGCCGAATTCATCGCCGCCGGCCGCATCAATTCCCTGCCGGCAGCATCGCAGGCTCTCGTCGGGGCAGGTGCCTGA
- a CDS encoding helix-turn-helix domain-containing protein has product MFDGQQEDAGPRSGVLERVTLIMDCLGEAPGHLMLEDVAGITGLPRSTTFRLLRQLADLGWVGHEAEGYVLGPRLAYRGVLADFDGLRAAASPVLSELAGKTGCVAHLGIMHGGFVDYVDRIGAGAESSVPTRIGTRIFAPESTSGMAMLSWLAPQEVDAVIDHAGANRSGGRDVLHRDLGIVRRRGGVAYRDGSGGASGVSSVGAAILGPEGPVGAVSVARRGSIPLQSVGPLVRRAADAITAALHDSTAGSERL; this is encoded by the coding sequence ATGTTTGACGGACAGCAAGAGGACGCGGGACCACGCAGCGGCGTACTCGAGCGCGTCACCCTGATCATGGACTGCCTGGGCGAGGCGCCAGGCCACCTCATGCTCGAGGACGTCGCAGGAATTACCGGGCTTCCGCGCTCGACGACGTTCCGGCTACTCCGCCAGCTGGCAGACCTGGGCTGGGTGGGGCACGAGGCGGAGGGCTATGTGCTGGGCCCGCGCTTGGCGTACCGCGGCGTTTTGGCGGATTTTGACGGACTGCGGGCCGCCGCGTCTCCGGTGCTGAGCGAGCTGGCCGGCAAGACCGGCTGTGTTGCCCACCTCGGGATCATGCACGGGGGCTTCGTGGACTATGTGGACAGGATCGGCGCCGGAGCCGAATCCAGCGTGCCAACACGGATCGGCACCAGGATCTTCGCCCCGGAATCCACCTCCGGAATGGCGATGCTGTCCTGGCTGGCGCCCCAGGAGGTTGACGCCGTCATTGATCACGCCGGGGCCAATCGTTCCGGCGGGCGTGATGTTCTGCACCGGGATCTGGGGATTGTTCGACGGCGCGGAGGCGTCGCTTACCGCGACGGCAGCGGCGGTGCCAGTGGCGTCAGCTCCGTGGGTGCTGCCATCCTTGGTCCGGAGGGGCCGGTTGGTGCGGTCTCGGTTGCGCGCCGGGGGAGCATTCCGCTGCAGAGCGTCGGGCCGCTGGTCCGGCGTGCCGCCGATGCCATAACTGCAGCGCTTCACGACAGCACCGCTGGCAGCGAGCGGTTATGA
- a CDS encoding PaaI family thioesterase, translated as MENDREYGPSNTADTLMAATRRLMLAATTTTVSEQQMLKAAERLDGISSRLEASRAPRMRRIPFTPDRQSEVRSGAGWRMFPYNALGIPQLIEISNGEARSRLRLSAVHEGPPDMLHGGFGAALLDAVLGVLVMAEVTPAFTAELTLTFHHPTPIGEVVEVSGKIVELKARTVVAEGAISHNGRATLSARGIFVPASRP; from the coding sequence ATGGAAAATGACCGGGAATACGGGCCGTCAAACACAGCAGACACCCTGATGGCCGCCACCCGCCGGTTGATGCTCGCCGCAACGACGACAACAGTGTCAGAGCAGCAGATGCTGAAGGCAGCAGAGCGGCTGGACGGGATCAGCTCACGGCTGGAGGCCAGCCGCGCACCCCGGATGCGACGCATTCCTTTCACGCCGGACCGGCAAAGCGAGGTCCGCTCGGGAGCCGGATGGCGCATGTTTCCGTACAACGCCCTGGGCATCCCCCAATTGATTGAGATCAGCAACGGTGAGGCGCGGTCACGCCTCCGGCTGAGCGCTGTCCACGAAGGGCCTCCGGACATGCTGCACGGCGGCTTCGGGGCGGCGCTTCTTGACGCGGTGCTCGGTGTCCTGGTGATGGCTGAAGTTACCCCGGCGTTCACCGCCGAGCTCACCCTGACGTTCCACCATCCCACCCCGATCGGCGAAGTCGTTGAGGTGTCCGGAAAGATCGTCGAGCTGAAGGCACGCACAGTCGTCGCCGAGGGAGCCATCAGCCACAACGGGCGCGCCACGCTCAGTGCACGGGGGATCTTCGTTCCGGCGAGCAGGCCGTGA
- the bsh gene encoding choloylglycine hydrolase translates to MCTGIRFSDGSGNLYFARNLDWTSDFGEKVVVTPTGYATKSPFGAAPKIQHAVIGMGIVEEDTPLYFDCGNDAGLAVGGLNFPGYAEYASAPVEGATNVAAFEFPLWVASQFSSVDEVEAALDKVVIVDRPINEKYPSSLLHWLIGDSTRAIVVEYTHDGMHVFHDDVDVLANQPGFGWHHENLRNYLNASPDFPEEVVLNQAHLAPFGSGSLMRGIPGDYYSPSRFVRAAYVHANYPPKTSEEENVSRAFHTLQSVSMVDGSAAMGSGEFEITTYTGLFSSRTTTYYWNTYEDPAIRSVAMADHAADGTDLVVV, encoded by the coding sequence ATGTGCACAGGCATCAGGTTCTCGGACGGCAGCGGCAACCTCTATTTCGCCCGCAACCTCGACTGGACATCCGATTTCGGGGAGAAGGTGGTGGTGACGCCCACCGGGTACGCCACCAAATCGCCCTTCGGCGCGGCGCCGAAGATCCAACATGCCGTCATTGGCATGGGCATTGTGGAGGAAGACACGCCGCTCTACTTCGACTGCGGCAATGACGCCGGCCTGGCGGTCGGCGGCCTTAACTTTCCGGGGTACGCGGAGTACGCGTCGGCACCGGTTGAAGGCGCGACGAATGTTGCCGCGTTTGAGTTTCCGCTCTGGGTGGCCTCCCAGTTCTCCAGTGTTGACGAGGTAGAGGCAGCCCTGGACAAGGTTGTCATTGTGGATCGGCCGATCAACGAGAAGTACCCGAGCTCGCTGCTGCACTGGTTGATCGGCGACTCGACGCGCGCCATCGTTGTGGAGTACACGCACGACGGCATGCACGTCTTCCACGACGACGTCGACGTCCTGGCAAACCAGCCCGGCTTCGGCTGGCACCACGAGAACCTGCGCAACTACCTCAATGCCTCGCCCGATTTCCCGGAGGAGGTCGTGCTCAACCAGGCGCACCTGGCCCCGTTCGGCTCGGGGTCGCTGATGCGGGGGATCCCCGGCGACTACTACTCGCCGTCGCGGTTTGTGCGCGCGGCCTACGTCCACGCGAACTACCCGCCCAAGACGAGCGAAGAGGAGAACGTCAGCCGCGCGTTCCATACCCTGCAGTCGGTCTCGATGGTGGACGGAAGCGCGGCCATGGGCTCGGGCGAGTTTGAAATAACCACCTACACCGGGCTTTTCTCGTCCCGGACCACGACCTACTACTGGAACACCTATGAAGATCCGGCAATCCGCAGCGTAGCGATGGCCGACCATGCGGCGGATGGAACGGACCTCGTGGTCGTCTAG
- a CDS encoding ACT domain-containing protein, whose product MTKNPIGVAPAASLTLLPDHLSIYRFDPLTALDDIGQLSGLWSITRTRKELSVVAEESACLTADDVDSGWRCLYVDGPIPFNLAGIVAGLTTAVAQQGLPVFVLSTFDSDLLLLRGEFLDQSLQALRDKGYLIRHPEAQVDVDPSRGKPTT is encoded by the coding sequence ATGACCAAGAATCCAATCGGTGTGGCACCGGCAGCGAGCCTTACTCTTCTTCCGGACCATTTGAGCATTTACCGTTTCGATCCCCTTACCGCGTTGGATGACATTGGCCAGCTGTCTGGTCTGTGGTCGATCACCCGCACCCGCAAAGAGCTTTCCGTGGTCGCGGAAGAAAGTGCCTGTCTTACGGCGGACGATGTTGATTCAGGGTGGCGCTGCCTTTACGTTGACGGGCCGATTCCGTTCAACTTGGCCGGGATTGTTGCCGGCCTCACAACGGCGGTCGCCCAGCAGGGCTTACCAGTCTTCGTTTTATCGACTTTCGACAGTGACCTCCTACTCCTGCGCGGTGAATTTCTGGATCAGTCTCTGCAAGCCCTGCGAGACAAGGGTTATCTGATCCGACACCCGGAAGCGCAGGTCGACGTCGACCCCTCACGCGGAAAGCCGACAACCTGA